In [Phormidium] sp. ETS-05, the genomic window TCTGGATTCACTACAAATCCAACGGTAAAATGCCCTGTGGATTTGCCTCCGGTTTTGATTTCGGTTTCTTACCCTTCTTCGGGGTCTTTTTCCCCTGATTATCCGCCCGTTTCCCTAAGAGTTCCTCCGCTTCGTAACGCAACTGGTTTAACTGTAGCAGGCGGGCTAATACTTCATTATGGGTGGTTTCTGGCCACCGGTATCGCCACGGAAGTCGCCGTTTTCCTGTGCGGGCAATACTGTCAAAATCAATCGCTTCGTCTGCAGTGGCGAAAAATAAATCACCGGTGGCGATGCGTTCTTGCACTTCTGGGGGCAGTTCGTCGCTTTCTGTGTCTAGGTAGTCTAGGGCAAAACCACAGGTAGTATCGATGTCTTCCCAGCCGTAGGCTTGCAACACCGCTCTGTCCATTTGTTCGTGTAATTCCCGCAGTTTCAGGATGTCTGGGTCGGTTTCGTAGGGGTCGTGAAAGCGGTTGTATGTGTCCGTTAATCCTTGGTTGTTGCGTACCATTAGCTCGGCTCGATATTCGTAGTAGCTTTGGCCAATGGTTTCTAGGTTGGGGTCGCTTTCCCAGTTTTCTGGGAATGGGAAGGTTTCAAAGCAATCTGAGGGGGTGTAGCGAAGTCTGTCTTCTAGGGATGAGCCAAAGAAGCGTGCCCAAATTTCGTGAATTTGAGATTGAAGTGCAGCAAAGGCTGAGTATTTCTCTAAAGCAAAAACAGCAAGTGCATGGGAAAAAACCATATTTGCTGGCAAAAATGCAAAAGCTACATAAACAGTTGCACCACAGGGAATCGCTAACACTCGATCGCACTGCGCGATCGCTCTAAACAAAGCCGGTGTAGTTTCCCCAAATCGCCACCAATAGCGGGATCTAATTTCTCGCTTTTGCGCTAATCGTGCAGGCTTAACCTTTTCCTCAACAATCGCCATCAAATCCGGCCATTCCCTCGCCTCAGCCTCACTCATTTCGCCAAAATTAATCACATAACGATGGTGAGCGTGGGTGGGGCTGCTGTTCACCTCCTCGCCGCCGATGTAGGGGAAAATCCGTTCCCCATTGCGGGCATCTTTAGCAATGAGGCGGTGCATTTCGGCAATTGGTGTTGCCTCTGGGTTGCTATCATCAAAAGTAAAACCCATGCCTAAAACATAACTGCCGATAAAACTCTTATCCTGATTAGCCAGCAAAGGTTTGGGGTCATTGTTACCGCCTGCATGAAATAAAAAGGCAGTAATCACATCAGTTTCCCGGTCATCAAGAGTCTTTTTGCCCTGATATTTGCCTTTAAAAATATTGATGACACTGACAACCACCGCCGCCAATCCCGGCCATTTCAGGCGCTTTTGGGCGTTGTAAATCGTGCCCTCATTATGGCAAATAAACCGCAAACCACTAGAGCGAGTATCCCCTTGGGCGATGGTATTAGTAGCAATTAATCCCAAACTGCCATCTTTTCTAAGAATATCAAAAGCGCGGCGGAAAAAATGGGCAACTAAATCAGCATTACCGTGGGATTCGGGGTGAATTTCCTGCAGCCAATTTAAATAACCTTCAGGGTTACTGTTAATCACGTTATTTTTGCCTGCAAACGGCGGATTTCCCACAATAGCATCAAAACCGGGATTATCCCGATCGAACACCTCTGGGAATTCCAGTTCCCAGTTAAACGGGGTGATGGGATTGACCCCAGAGCGCAGAGATTGGCTAATATTGGTAAGGCGGGGGTCTTCAGTAATCGCATTTTTAGCCTCACGAACGAGCTGCGCATATTCCGACTTCTTATCTTTCCGCTCGTTTTTACCATGAAAAAAGGCAGCAATCTGCACATCCCCAATCAATCTCACTTCTGCCAATTCGGTTTCCGCTTGCAGGAGTTGGGAGCGTTTTTGCTCAGCATCCGCATCAGAGCGGGTATCCACCGCTTGAATTTCTGCCCGGTAGTTCTTGGCTTGCTCTACCTTCTCCTTCAGATGCCGAAACAGGGGCAGGTCTTCCGTGGGGTCTTTGGTAAATTTGCCAATTTCTGCCCTGGTCAAACCCACCAAAGAATCACCACATTTAAAAGCGTGGTCAAGAAAGGTAAAAGGCAGGTCTTTCGCCAAAGTCACCAACCATAAAGACAGTTTAGCCAGATTGACAGCAAAAGGATTTTTATCCACACCATAGAGACACCGCTGAGCCACCAGCCGCCTTGCATAGAGCAATGGCTCGGCTTCTGACAAATCCGCAGGTAAACCGTGATTTTCCCAGGCTTCTACAAGTTTATCAGCCAATTGCCGACAGGCTTCGACTAAAAACGCCGCTGACCCCATCGCTGGGTCACATATTTTTAGCTCTAAAATCTGCTCTGGAGTAGGTTTAATGCCCAATCTTTCCCACTGGGGGCGCAAAGTAGTTTCTACAATAGGCTGGGTCAACTTCCGAGGAGTGTAGTGGGAACCGGTACGCCGTCGCTCATCTCCGGGCTGCAAAAACAGAGACCCAAGGGGCAATATATTGGGAGTGAGACGGGAGGTTTTTTTGCCCAAGGCGGCTAATAAATCGTCAACATTCTTGGCAGCTTCCAAGTCAGTGCGGCTTTTCCCGGAAATATTGCATTCCGCTTCTTCTTTCAGCAGAGAAGCCCGTTTTTTTGGCTCGGTGGCGAGGAGTGCTTCTAGATTGATTACCACATTATTTGGGGTCAGGGCAATTGATTTCCCCTCGGCTACTTTCACCTCATAGCCCATAATGGCTTCATATACCGAGCCAATTTGCTCCACATCGAGGGCACGATAGGAGAGGCGTTCCCCATCTAAAATTAGTAGTTTATCAAGGATGCGGTAGATGGTGCCGTCGGAGATGCGGGGAGCATAGAAATCCTCATCACTGCGGTAATGACTGCCCTGGGTTCTCCCTTCCAAAAAGGGATATTCGTCTGGGTCAAATAGTTGGCCATGTCGGGCGGGGAGATAGCCTTCATAGCTGCCACCGCCATCATACACCAGGCGAAACAAACTTAACAAGGACGCCCATGCTCCGTGGCGAGATTCCATTTCGTTGGGGTGGTCGGTGTTGTCTAAACGCAGTTTGTGATAGAGAGTAGATACAGCATAACAACGCTGATATACGCCATCATTGGGCATTAGTCCTCTGTCTTCGGCGTAGAGCAGAAATACTAACCGCATCAAGGTGGTAATTAAGCCACCATAGATATGCTGAGGTTCGGTTTTGGCTAGTTGGGAAATGAGATTTTTCTCTGCCGTAGTATCAGCTTCTTGAAATCCCGTAAGTAGTTGCCACAAAGCATCGAGAACTTGACCAGCTAATTGAGTAGAAACCTCGGCTTGGTAGGAGCGACTATCGCTGAGGATTTTGGGGAGGCGGTGTTCTGTGGGGACGGTGAAAAGGCGGTCTTGTCCCAGGAGCATATCGAGAGCTGCGAGAATTGGTCGCCCCGCCACTTCGGTCATCGCTTGAACCGGAAAAGTGAGATGTCCAGAAGATTCGCCCCGGGGAGCATAGACTAACCGAATTTCTGTGCCATTACAGAGCAGACCGATGGGAATTTCTGTTTCCCGCAATAATCGCTCAAATTTGGCTTGGGGGCTGGCATTCCATCCGCCTTTTTTGTCGTTGGCTTCATCGATGTTATCTAATGATAACCCGGTGGGTAAAATCTGAATCAGCATTAACCAGGATTTAGTCCCCGGTTCGGGTATGGCGTAGGTGGGCTTGAGAATTTCGCCATAATCAGATAGGGGAATTTCCAATTCTGAGGGGATGGGCGGCTGATTGGGTGCCCCAACTAAATCGGTTATTTCCCATTCTAATATTTCTTGGGCAAATGTGGGAAAATCGGTAATATAGGCGATGCTTTGGTCAGTGGAAACCAATGCGGCTAATTTGGATTGTAGCTCGATGGCGCGGCTGCGGTCTAACACTGCCTGATGTTTGGTCAGAGCGAGGGAGGAAACTATTAAACCCACTGGCTGGAGCATTCCCAGCCATTCTTTATGTTCTAATATTTCTCGGTTGTTGGTCATTGGTTATTTGTCCTTTGTCATTTGTCCTTTGTCCCCCCGTCTCCTGGTCCCCCCGTCCCCCCCCCTTTCAAAGGGGGGTTGGGGGGATTGTACTTGGGGGGGCACGGCAGTATAAATATTTGGGTTTTCTGATAAGTCTTGATGACGCCGTGCCCCTACAGATGTTGATTTTTTGTGTTCATCTGGATTTTACCATTTATCCTTGGTACGTGGCATTATAAATATTTGTTGACGATGAATATTTATGACGCCGTGCCCATCCATCGGTTAATTTTTATTCACATGAATTTAGAAAAAAATGATAATTGGTAGGGGCACGGCATCATAAATATTTGGGTGGAACGATGAATATTAATGACGCCGTGCCCCTACGGCTTATTTATTCCTGTGAAAATTTATCAATTATCAACATATTTTAACTTGATACTGGCCACAGATAAACTAAACCCACGGGTTCGATGCGGCGGGCTTGGATTTGATAACTTTGGCGAATTTTCTCGGGTTCGGTTTCTATTTCCTGGTTTAATTGTACGATGCGGTTGTCCCAGTGGCGATAGTCGGCTTCTATTTGCCGTGTTTCGTCTTCTGTGAATGGTAGTTCTAGCTGAAGGGGCCGTTTTCGCTCTTCGAGATATTGCTGCTGTTGTTGTAGAATTCGATCGCGCTGTTTTTCCAATAGCTTTTTCATATCTTTGGCTTCGCTTTCCCCTCGCTGCTTTAGTTGGCGCTGAGCTTTGGCGGCGGCGGTTTCGGCGCGCTGGTTTAGGTGGGGCAGCAGGTCCTCTACGTCTCTGGGGGCGTAGGGTTTAAACCGATCGTGCAATGTCTCGGGAACGTCCCGCAGTCGGGGGGTGGCGAGACATTTGTCTAATGTTTCCAGGATGTTGGTTTTTTCGCTGTCGGGTAAGGGGCGCAGTTTGCCACGTCCGCGATCGTCGGGGGGGAGCCAGTCGGCGGCGACGGCGATAATTTCATCGTGAAGGCGGGAGGCGCGATCGCCATAGAGGGATAAGCGACCTAAAATCAGCACTTTGGGCACGGGGTCATCGGTGAAACAGATGCAGGCTCGGCTAAGTTCGTGATAAACGAAGCCTTGGGAAAGAAACCGGGCCAAGAGTCGCCGGACGAGACGATGTTCTAAATGCAGGTGAACTACTTCGCCGCTGAGGTCTCCGGGGTCGCGGAACACTACGGGTCTAATTTCTGTGTCTTTGCGCCATTGCCAGAGTTGTTGGCCTTTTTTCCGGGGTGGTCGCAGACTGTCGAGGACGTTGGCCCAAGCGGGGGCGGCTCCCTCCTGTTCGTGCAAAGCGGGAATTTGCCAGCGAGCCCGCTCTGGGTCGTTAACGGCGGCGTCGCGGTCAAGGGGGGTGAGGGGTGGGGCACCCATGATTTCTAGGGAGGTGTTGAGGGCCTCGCGAAATAGGCGATCGTCTAATGCCAGCCAGCGTTTGGCCTCCCGCAGCATATCTTCTAGTATGGTTTGCTCCTGGACCAGCTCTGACTGGGGCTTGCGAGCGGGTTCGAGTTCGGTGGTGACGGTGTTTTTTTTCTGGTGGGCGGTTTCTTCTGGGCGATCGGCGCGATCGATATCGGCAGCCAAACTGGCTTCATTTCCCGCCCAAATGCCATTTTCCAAGATTTGGGCAATATTTTTATGGATAACCGGGGACAGGCTGCCTAACTCCCGTTGAATGGTCTCGGTTTTTTTCACCAATACCTTCAATACTCGGTCTTCCGGTCTTTGGGGCAAATAGAAATAGTGACATCTCACCTGTTTTTCCCGCTGCAGTTTGCGGTCAATTCGACCGTTGCGCTGTTCCATGCGGCTGGGATTCCAGGGTACATCAAAATGGAACAAATCGGCGCAGTAGTTTTGCAGGTTGATGCCTTCCCGGGCCGCGTCGGTGGCGATTAAAATCCGCAAGGGATGGTGTTTGGGGTCGGCGTTAAAAGCAGATTTGATTTGCTCGCGGCGGTCTTCGCTCATACCCCCAGTGAAGGTGTCGATGCGGTCATCTTCCCGATCGGAAAGGGCTATGGCTTGTTTGAGTCGCTTTTCTAAGTATGTCTTGGTGTCCACATATTCGGTAAAAATTAAGAGGCGGCGTTCATTCCATTGGGCTCCCCGTTCCCCTAAGTTGGGGCATTGATTTTGTTTAATCCATTCTATCAGTTTGGCGATGCGCCCATCAGGCTGATAGCGACTTTGTTCGGCAATTTCGGTCATTTCTGCTAATAATTCCAATTCCCGCTGACTAATTGTGGTAGGGTCAGATTG contains:
- a CDS encoding Eco57I restriction-modification methylase domain-containing protein, which gives rise to MTNNREILEHKEWLGMLQPVGLIVSSLALTKHQAVLDRSRAIELQSKLAALVSTDQSIAYITDFPTFAQEILEWEITDLVGAPNQPPIPSELEIPLSDYGEILKPTYAIPEPGTKSWLMLIQILPTGLSLDNIDEANDKKGGWNASPQAKFERLLRETEIPIGLLCNGTEIRLVYAPRGESSGHLTFPVQAMTEVAGRPILAALDMLLGQDRLFTVPTEHRLPKILSDSRSYQAEVSTQLAGQVLDALWQLLTGFQEADTTAEKNLISQLAKTEPQHIYGGLITTLMRLVFLLYAEDRGLMPNDGVYQRCYAVSTLYHKLRLDNTDHPNEMESRHGAWASLLSLFRLVYDGGGSYEGYLPARHGQLFDPDEYPFLEGRTQGSHYRSDEDFYAPRISDGTIYRILDKLLILDGERLSYRALDVEQIGSVYEAIMGYEVKVAEGKSIALTPNNVVINLEALLATEPKKRASLLKEEAECNISGKSRTDLEAAKNVDDLLAALGKKTSRLTPNILPLGSLFLQPGDERRRTGSHYTPRKLTQPIVETTLRPQWERLGIKPTPEQILELKICDPAMGSAAFLVEACRQLADKLVEAWENHGLPADLSEAEPLLYARRLVAQRCLYGVDKNPFAVNLAKLSLWLVTLAKDLPFTFLDHAFKCGDSLVGLTRAEIGKFTKDPTEDLPLFRHLKEKVEQAKNYRAEIQAVDTRSDADAEQKRSQLLQAETELAEVRLIGDVQIAAFFHGKNERKDKKSEYAQLVREAKNAITEDPRLTNISQSLRSGVNPITPFNWELEFPEVFDRDNPGFDAIVGNPPFAGKNNVINSNPEGYLNWLQEIHPESHGNADLVAHFFRRAFDILRKDGSLGLIATNTIAQGDTRSSGLRFICHNEGTIYNAQKRLKWPGLAAVVVSVINIFKGKYQGKKTLDDRETDVITAFLFHAGGNNDPKPLLANQDKSFIGSYVLGMGFTFDDSNPEATPIAEMHRLIAKDARNGERIFPYIGGEEVNSSPTHAHHRYVINFGEMSEAEAREWPDLMAIVEEKVKPARLAQKREIRSRYWWRFGETTPALFRAIAQCDRVLAIPCGATVYVAFAFLPANMVFSHALAVFALEKYSAFAALQSQIHEIWARFFGSSLEDRLRYTPSDCFETFPFPENWESDPNLETIGQSYYEYRAELMVRNNQGLTDTYNRFHDPYETDPDILKLRELHEQMDRAVLQAYGWEDIDTTCGFALDYLDTESDELPPEVQERIATGDLFFATADEAIDFDSIARTGKRRLPWRYRWPETTHNEVLARLLQLNQLRYEAEELLGKRADNQGKKTPKKGKKPKSKPEANPQGILPLDL
- the drmD gene encoding DISARM system SNF2-like helicase DrmD, with protein sequence MVAKPEAGQIVRVRSRQYLVEEVIPPLDAVGDTTVCLACLDDDDQGKTLEVFWEREVDARILGAASWDAVTSKGFDHPRYFSAYYHALRWNCVTSTNPKLFQAPYRAGIEVKTYQLEPLRKALLMPRVSVFIADDVGLGKTIEAGLILREMLMRQKIKRVLISCPPSVVRQWQEEMESRFGLQFQIFDREFISTKQRELGYGINPWTTSNQFIISHALLRDEAYAGSLRDWLGKWNAGSMLILDEAHNAAPATSSRYAIDSQLTKTVRDLAPRFEHKLFLSATPHNGHSNSFTALLEMLDPLRFCRGVPVNQDLLQTVMVRRLKQDLWAINPGDFPERQIIPIVVDGLPEDAPELKLARLLQEYRNCRTKRLEAASKSAQTTAALVMTSLQKRLLSSIEAFARTLKVHRTAIETQAEKRRIAARNFPLLKEAPGADDDRAELPETEIQAEEDTEMTAATQSDPTTISQRELELLAEMTEIAEQSRYQPDGRIAKLIEWIKQNQCPNLGERGAQWNERRLLIFTEYVDTKTYLEKRLKQAIALSDREDDRIDTFTGGMSEDRREQIKSAFNADPKHHPLRILIATDAAREGINLQNYCADLFHFDVPWNPSRMEQRNGRIDRKLQREKQVRCHYFYLPQRPEDRVLKVLVKKTETIQRELGSLSPVIHKNIAQILENGIWAGNEASLAADIDRADRPEETAHQKKNTVTTELEPARKPQSELVQEQTILEDMLREAKRWLALDDRLFREALNTSLEIMGAPPLTPLDRDAAVNDPERARWQIPALHEQEGAAPAWANVLDSLRPPRKKGQQLWQWRKDTEIRPVVFRDPGDLSGEVVHLHLEHRLVRRLLARFLSQGFVYHELSRACICFTDDPVPKVLILGRLSLYGDRASRLHDEIIAVAADWLPPDDRGRGKLRPLPDSEKTNILETLDKCLATPRLRDVPETLHDRFKPYAPRDVEDLLPHLNQRAETAAAKAQRQLKQRGESEAKDMKKLLEKQRDRILQQQQQYLEERKRPLQLELPFTEDETRQIEADYRHWDNRIVQLNQEIETEPEKIRQSYQIQARRIEPVGLVYLWPVSS